In Sphingomonas sp. PAMC26645, one DNA window encodes the following:
- a CDS encoding LysR family transcriptional regulator, whose protein sequence is MELNQVRYFINLAETLNFTAAARLSSVSQPSLTRAIHRLEEELGGRLIHRDGKNSRLTGLGQDVEAEFRRMAAAVRSVRDHSENWAMGRHRVLDVGVAPTVGPKEFSAFFESALAEVPSVEIKLHSLQSNEDASEVLSGKYHACILPRETRPDLKLSVHPLFRERFVLGCSATHPLAAGEVVRGEDLVRFPFVDRLKCEFRDEIRDHFARRDVLVQPRFRSDREDWVQRVVADSDAICILPERSATAHGLVTRPIDGFVLEREVVIATVSGSTAPVEIRKIAQMAARYAWN, encoded by the coding sequence ATGGAACTCAATCAAGTCCGCTACTTCATCAACTTAGCCGAGACGCTCAATTTCACGGCGGCAGCACGGCTGAGCAGCGTGTCACAACCCAGTCTGACCCGCGCGATCCATCGCCTGGAGGAGGAGCTCGGCGGGAGACTGATCCACCGCGACGGGAAGAACAGCCGCCTTACCGGCCTCGGTCAGGACGTCGAGGCGGAATTCAGGCGCATGGCGGCGGCGGTCAGGAGCGTCCGCGATCATTCCGAGAACTGGGCGATGGGACGGCACCGCGTATTGGACGTCGGCGTCGCGCCAACCGTCGGACCAAAGGAATTCTCGGCGTTTTTCGAGAGCGCGTTGGCGGAGGTGCCGTCGGTCGAAATCAAGCTGCACTCGTTACAGTCGAACGAGGACGCATCGGAGGTGCTGTCGGGAAAATACCATGCCTGCATCCTGCCGCGTGAAACGCGGCCCGACCTCAAGTTGAGCGTGCACCCGTTATTTCGCGAACGCTTCGTCCTCGGCTGTTCCGCGACCCATCCCCTGGCCGCCGGCGAGGTCGTGCGTGGCGAAGATCTGGTCAGGTTTCCGTTCGTCGACCGGTTGAAATGCGAGTTTCGCGACGAGATCCGCGATCACTTCGCGCGACGGGACGTGCTCGTGCAGCCTCGCTTTCGATCCGATCGCGAAGACTGGGTGCAGCGGGTCGTCGCCGACAGCGACGCGATATGCATTCTTCCGGAACGATCGGCCACGGCGCACGGCCTCGTCACGCGTCCGATCGACGGGTTCGTCCTGGAGCGCGAAGTCGTGATCGCGACGGTCTCCGGCTCCACCGCGCCAGTCGAAATACGCAAGATCGCGCAAATGGCGGCCCGGTACGCGTGGAATTGA
- a CDS encoding sulfite oxidase-like oxidoreductase: MVTRGFSGRGSSGDDSGRVPPGQHLVEDFPVLSAGPTPHVEPSDWKFTVKIGPKPVKVWNWSEFNALPKTKVTKDIHCVTSWSKLDTAWEGVLIEDILADAGLDPPTDFVLAHCYDKYSTNVPLADLLSGKAMVALTYAGEPLPRDHGGPARLLVPHLYFWKSAKWVNALQFTTRDEPGFWEGHGYHIYGDPWREQRYTND, from the coding sequence ATGGTCACCAGAGGATTCTCCGGCCGCGGTTCAAGCGGCGATGACTCCGGTCGAGTTCCGCCAGGTCAGCATCTCGTGGAAGATTTTCCCGTCCTGTCCGCTGGCCCTACGCCGCACGTAGAGCCTTCCGATTGGAAATTCACGGTCAAGATCGGTCCGAAGCCCGTCAAAGTCTGGAACTGGAGCGAGTTCAACGCCCTGCCGAAGACGAAGGTGACCAAGGACATTCACTGCGTCACCTCCTGGTCCAAGCTCGACACCGCCTGGGAGGGCGTGCTCATCGAAGACATACTTGCCGATGCCGGGCTCGACCCGCCCACCGATTTCGTGTTGGCGCACTGCTACGATAAGTATTCTACGAACGTACCTTTGGCGGATCTGCTGTCAGGCAAGGCGATGGTCGCCCTCACCTATGCGGGCGAGCCGCTTCCGCGCGATCACGGCGGGCCCGCGCGCCTCCTGGTCCCGCACCTCTACTTCTGGAAGTCCGCCAAATGGGTGAACGCACTGCAGTTCACGACGCGCGACGAACCCGGATTCTGGGAAGGTCACGGCTACCATATCTACGGCGATCCATGGCGCGAACAGCGATACACCAATGACTGA
- a CDS encoding ferredoxin reductase has protein sequence MTEGGAQTVAWQSCVIEDIVQQTPSIKSFFLRLSKPFAHIAGQHVDVRLTAPDGYSAMRSYSIASATTSSPILELAIERLPDGEVSSFFHDVAAIGDDIELRGPLGGHFLWPDPAVDAVLLIGAGSGLVPLMAMIRHRHTLSTTVPTALLLSARTEADVLFSEELHATEMGDAAFVLALTITREAPVRPSDFGRRIDGAMVQEVVARLHRKPSQVFVCGSNGFVNIATEGALLAGLPPSIIKTERYGG, from the coding sequence ATGACTGAGGGCGGCGCGCAAACCGTGGCATGGCAGTCGTGCGTGATCGAGGACATCGTCCAGCAGACACCGAGCATCAAGAGCTTCTTCCTGCGATTGAGCAAGCCGTTCGCGCACATCGCAGGGCAGCATGTCGATGTCCGGCTGACCGCGCCCGACGGCTACAGCGCGATGCGAAGCTACTCGATCGCGTCCGCGACGACGTCGTCCCCGATCCTTGAACTCGCGATCGAGCGACTGCCGGACGGTGAAGTCTCGTCGTTCTTCCACGACGTGGCGGCGATCGGCGACGATATCGAGCTTCGTGGTCCGCTTGGGGGTCATTTCCTGTGGCCGGATCCCGCCGTGGATGCGGTGTTGTTGATCGGAGCGGGCTCCGGCCTCGTGCCGCTGATGGCGATGATCCGGCACCGCCATACGCTATCCACGACCGTCCCGACGGCGCTGTTGCTATCCGCACGCACCGAGGCGGACGTTCTCTTCTCGGAAGAGCTGCATGCGACCGAAATGGGCGACGCGGCATTCGTCCTGGCGCTGACGATCACCCGAGAAGCCCCGGTCCGCCCGTCGGACTTCGGGCGACGGATCGACGGCGCGATGGTCCAGGAGGTCGTGGCGCGACTTCACCGAAAGCCCAGCCAAGTCTTCGTCTGCGGATCCAACGGTTTCGTCAACATCGCGACCGAGGGCGCCTTACTGGCCGGCCTGCCCCCCTCCATTATCAAGACCGAGCGCTACGGCGGCTAG
- a CDS encoding MarR family transcriptional regulator codes for MDSPRDRNIFGAFALMISDDIVRATSLQAPEAGPAASALALLAHQPGLSIRMLAIGVGLSHAGAVRLVDRLASDALIERREHSTDGRTRSLYLTPAGKISSDKVLASRDQVIAEGLTILTPDDLKILSDIAERVLRDRLENLDHSYRICRLCCHEGCTNCPIDAELLERGVDREA; via the coding sequence ATGGATAGTCCTCGAGATCGCAATATCTTCGGCGCATTCGCGCTCATGATCAGCGACGACATCGTGCGTGCGACGTCCTTGCAAGCGCCGGAAGCTGGCCCTGCGGCATCGGCGCTCGCGTTGCTTGCGCACCAACCCGGGCTCTCGATCCGCATGCTGGCAATCGGAGTCGGCCTTTCACATGCAGGGGCCGTTCGCCTGGTCGATCGGCTGGCGAGCGATGCGTTGATCGAGCGTCGGGAGCATTCGACGGACGGCCGTACGCGTTCGCTCTACCTTACGCCCGCTGGCAAGATCTCCAGCGACAAGGTCTTGGCCTCCCGCGATCAGGTCATTGCCGAAGGGCTGACGATCCTCACGCCGGACGATCTGAAGATCCTGTCCGACATCGCCGAACGCGTCCTGCGCGACCGCCTCGAAAACCTCGATCACTCCTACCGCATCTGTCGCCTGTGTTGCCACGAAGGGTGCACGAACTGCCCTATCGATGCCGAATTGCTTGAGCGAGGCGTAGACCGCGAGGCGTAG
- a CDS encoding alpha-ketoglutarate-dependent dioxygenase AlkB, which produces MANPTADLFGTPLLPGLAYRDALIDRDEEAMLIARIDEQDLAPFQFQGWLGKRLTRSFGWHYDFDTSRFGETDPLPDWLVPIRRRAAAFAKLPEEALVQALLIRYDPGAGIGWHRDRPVFEHVVGISLGVPATMRFRRRKAGGFDRAAVPLAPRSVYHLSGEARHDWEHSIAEMEVTRWSITFRSFTDRARQDRR; this is translated from the coding sequence ATGGCCAATCCGACCGCAGACCTTTTCGGCACGCCGCTCCTCCCCGGACTCGCGTACCGCGACGCATTGATCGACCGGGATGAGGAGGCGATGTTGATCGCCCGGATCGACGAACAGGATCTGGCGCCGTTCCAATTCCAGGGTTGGCTCGGCAAGCGGCTGACCCGTTCGTTTGGCTGGCATTACGACTTCGACACGAGCCGGTTCGGCGAGACCGATCCGTTGCCCGACTGGCTGGTGCCGATCCGCCGGCGCGCCGCCGCGTTCGCGAAACTGCCGGAGGAGGCGCTCGTCCAGGCGTTGCTGATTCGGTACGATCCGGGGGCCGGGATCGGCTGGCACCGCGACCGCCCGGTGTTCGAGCATGTCGTCGGTATTTCGCTCGGCGTGCCGGCAACGATGCGGTTCCGGCGGCGCAAGGCAGGCGGCTTCGACCGCGCCGCCGTGCCGCTTGCGCCGCGGTCGGTGTACCATCTCAGCGGCGAGGCGCGGCATGACTGGGAGCACAGCATCGCCGAGATGGAAGTGACGCGCTGGTCGATCACCTTCCGCAGCTTTACCGACCGCGCACGGCAAGACCGGCGCTGA
- the msrB gene encoding peptide-methionine (R)-S-oxide reductase MsrB — protein MKFERSQDAVDRLTPEQRRVTQHSGTERPFTGEYDGNKEPGIYVDVVSGEPLFASTDKYESGSGWPSFTKPIVPANVNKVRDTTHGTVRTEVRSVHADSHLGHVFPDGPADRGGLRYCINSASLRFIPRDEMESEGYGEYLDQAEEA, from the coding sequence ATGAAGTTTGAAAGATCGCAGGACGCAGTCGATCGACTGACCCCGGAGCAACGCCGGGTGACGCAGCACTCGGGTACCGAGCGGCCCTTCACCGGAGAGTATGACGGCAACAAGGAACCTGGCATCTATGTCGACGTCGTATCGGGCGAGCCGCTGTTCGCCTCGACCGACAAATACGAGTCGGGCTCCGGCTGGCCGAGCTTCACCAAGCCGATCGTCCCGGCAAACGTGAACAAGGTCCGTGACACCACGCACGGGACGGTCCGGACCGAGGTCAGGTCGGTACACGCCGACAGCCATCTCGGCCACGTGTTCCCGGACGGTCCCGCCGACCGCGGTGGCCTGCGCTACTGCATCAACTCGGCGTCGCTTCGCTTCATTCCGCGCGATGAGATGGAGAGCGAAGGCTACGGCGAATATCTCGATCAGGCAGAGGAGGCTTAA
- a CDS encoding DUF2218 domain-containing protein, whose translation MFEAEARIATIDGSRYLTEIAEAWVHTYPVRYDALTAEIELPGGQLIMTADGDSLSLRLVGTDHGPFDAAKEAVAKHVDRVAEHDTGVRCVWHEIS comes from the coding sequence ATGTTCGAAGCCGAAGCACGCATCGCCACGATCGATGGCAGCCGCTATCTGACCGAGATCGCCGAGGCGTGGGTACACACCTATCCGGTTCGCTACGATGCGCTGACCGCGGAGATCGAGCTTCCCGGTGGTCAGCTTATCATGACAGCCGATGGCGATAGCTTGTCGCTCCGGCTTGTGGGCACGGATCATGGTCCCTTCGATGCCGCAAAGGAGGCCGTGGCCAAACACGTGGATCGCGTGGCTGAACACGATACCGGGGTGCGCTGCGTCTGGCATGAGATTTCCTGA
- a CDS encoding magnesium and cobalt transport protein CorA yields the protein MSVIAAYYYHEGKRIRAIALDESIELGEDRTGFCWIALGEPTDDELSKLQSTYDLHPLAIDNAMHPLCPPKLEVYNDELYIVAQTAALVGDRIIYGKMAIFTGHNHLITVRHGTAGALGNLRAQLEGSTTLSRKGVDYVLHAILHRIVDQYLPIFEMIEDDVLAMERRSLDDFLEREDVVRIFELRSELTRFQRTLGAMGELVGKLVRGHFPCISADVTPYFSDVADHLHRVQSMVDGLLHVLSTVFEASSLLEAQRMGVITRQLAAWAAILAVPTAIAGIYGMNFKNMPELDATYGYFIVLGVIAVFCLLLFVRFKKAKWL from the coding sequence ATGAGCGTAATCGCCGCCTATTATTACCACGAAGGCAAGCGGATCCGGGCAATCGCGCTCGATGAAAGCATCGAACTTGGCGAGGATCGCACGGGCTTCTGCTGGATCGCGCTCGGCGAGCCCACCGATGACGAACTCAGCAAGCTCCAGTCGACCTACGACCTTCATCCGTTGGCCATCGACAACGCGATGCACCCGCTGTGCCCGCCCAAGCTCGAAGTCTACAATGACGAACTCTACATCGTTGCGCAGACCGCGGCGCTGGTGGGCGACCGGATCATCTACGGCAAGATGGCGATCTTCACCGGTCACAATCATCTCATCACCGTGCGGCACGGCACCGCGGGCGCGCTGGGCAACCTTCGCGCGCAACTCGAGGGATCGACCACCTTGTCCCGAAAGGGTGTCGACTATGTCCTGCACGCCATCCTGCACCGCATCGTCGACCAGTACCTGCCGATCTTCGAGATGATCGAGGACGACGTTCTGGCGATGGAGAGACGGTCGCTCGACGACTTCCTCGAGCGGGAAGACGTCGTCCGCATCTTCGAACTGAGGTCAGAACTCACACGATTCCAGCGCACGCTCGGCGCCATGGGGGAGCTGGTGGGGAAGCTGGTTCGGGGCCATTTCCCCTGCATCAGCGCCGACGTGACACCCTATTTCAGCGACGTCGCGGACCATCTCCACCGCGTACAGTCGATGGTCGACGGCCTTCTCCACGTCCTGTCCACGGTCTTCGAGGCGAGCAGCCTTTTGGAGGCGCAGCGGATGGGCGTGATCACCCGCCAGCTCGCGGCGTGGGCGGCGATACTGGCGGTCCCGACCGCGATCGCCGGAATTTACGGCATGAACTTCAAGAACATGCCGGAGCTGGACGCGACCTACGGATACTTCATCGTGCTCGGCGTGATCGCAGTGTTCTGCCTGCTGCTGTTCGTGCGCTTCAAGAAGGCCAAATGGCTATGA
- a CDS encoding RidA family protein, which yields MTTPSFFITPGYGTRLHDALHYSQAMRIGDRVEISGQGGWNDDLVIPEAIEEEIAQALENVERTLATAGASWRHVVHVNSYHVGGFPPVINETMAKLYRHYMPDRAPIWTQLGVEALGLPTMRIEIRVTAIIA from the coding sequence ATGACGACACCGTCGTTCTTCATCACCCCAGGCTACGGAACGCGCCTGCATGACGCGCTGCATTACTCCCAGGCGATGCGCATAGGCGACCGCGTGGAGATTTCCGGACAAGGCGGCTGGAACGACGATCTCGTCATTCCCGAGGCGATCGAGGAAGAAATCGCGCAGGCGCTCGAGAACGTGGAACGGACGCTCGCGACGGCTGGGGCAAGCTGGCGGCACGTCGTCCACGTCAATTCCTACCACGTCGGCGGCTTCCCTCCCGTCATCAACGAGACGATGGCCAAGCTATACCGCCACTACATGCCCGACCGCGCGCCGATCTGGACGCAATTGGGGGTAGAGGCGCTGGGGCTTCCCACCATGCGCATCGAAATTCGCGTGACGGCGATCATAGCGTGA
- a CDS encoding heme-binding protein yields MSKSIATASINRETAVALIDAALAAARAIGIPAAVAVVDATGYLRAFERTDDAPFLTVDVAIDKAWSSASFGFPTHVWNEYVTNDSKVAPLAYRPRMVAVGGGYPILEDGKLIGGIGISGGNYQQDQDACVAALKQIGFELPA; encoded by the coding sequence ATGAGCAAATCCATCGCCACCGCGTCGATCAACCGCGAGACTGCGGTCGCCCTCATCGACGCGGCCCTCGCCGCGGCACGCGCGATCGGCATCCCGGCTGCCGTCGCTGTCGTCGACGCCACCGGCTATCTGCGCGCGTTCGAGCGCACCGACGACGCGCCGTTTCTCACGGTCGACGTTGCCATCGACAAGGCCTGGAGCTCCGCCTCGTTCGGGTTCCCGACGCATGTCTGGAACGAGTATGTGACCAACGATTCGAAAGTGGCGCCGCTTGCCTATCGTCCGCGGATGGTGGCGGTCGGCGGCGGATACCCGATCCTGGAGGACGGCAAGTTGATCGGCGGGATCGGCATCTCCGGCGGCAACTATCAGCAGGACCAGGATGCCTGCGTAGCGGCACTCAAGCAAATCGGGTTCGAGCTACCGGCCTGA
- a CDS encoding redoxin domain-containing protein yields MNIDQRQAPELRVQKWIGGDGGAIAPLTLSDIGPGPKVLFAFQHWCPGCHLHGFPTLQKLHRALSPQGVGFAVIQTVFEGADENTFETLRVNQRKYDLPLAFGHDEPPTGQALPTFMEDYRTRGTPWFTVIDERGHIVFSDFHLDADTLIADLGQA; encoded by the coding sequence ATGAACATCGACCAACGCCAAGCCCCCGAGCTGCGGGTGCAGAAATGGATCGGCGGCGACGGAGGAGCGATCGCGCCGCTTACGCTGTCGGATATCGGGCCCGGCCCGAAGGTCCTGTTCGCCTTCCAGCATTGGTGCCCCGGCTGCCATCTTCACGGGTTTCCGACGCTACAAAAATTACATCGCGCATTGAGCCCCCAGGGCGTGGGGTTTGCGGTGATCCAGACCGTCTTCGAAGGCGCGGACGAGAACACATTCGAGACGTTGCGCGTGAACCAGCGCAAATATGACCTTCCCCTCGCTTTCGGTCACGATGAGCCACCGACCGGGCAGGCGCTGCCGACCTTCATGGAAGACTACCGCACGCGAGGAACACCCTGGTTCACAGTGATTGATGAACGCGGCCATATCGTCTTCTCGGATTTCCATCTCGATGCGGACACGCTCATCGCGGACTTGGGTCAGGCATAG
- a CDS encoding DUF2254 domain-containing protein, which translates to MRQWSWILKRIIRQIWFRAAIISLLSVGLAIVAGLVTPYLPYTFDADIGQRSVGTILQIMASSMLAVTTFSLTAMVSAYSSATQLATPRATQLMVSDPTSQNALSTFLGAFVFSMVGIVGLNTSAYGHDGRIILFAATVLIILLVVGTLLRWIGHITAFGRMADVIDRVEEAATEAMLDFAAHPYLGGRAPVAIPADAVALSAPQTGYITHIDVAALGTIADRHDLTVYVDVLPGTMMHPARTLLQVKGEANDAVRTALVKTFTIERHRSFDQDPRLGLIALSEIASRALAPATNDPGTGIEVLNALLRVFLTLRPGAANVEDTVKTHPVHIGKPTMDDMLTDAFGPILREGVQEVEVSLRLTATLAALHANLPGSHAAIESWAHRHAKRVATTMADPDDLTAFDTAYRKLWRA; encoded by the coding sequence ATGAGGCAATGGTCGTGGATCCTGAAGCGGATCATCCGGCAAATCTGGTTCCGCGCGGCGATCATCAGCCTGCTCAGCGTCGGGCTGGCGATCGTCGCCGGGCTCGTCACGCCGTATCTGCCCTACACGTTCGATGCGGATATCGGGCAGCGATCGGTCGGTACGATCCTTCAGATCATGGCCTCCAGCATGCTGGCGGTCACGACCTTTTCCCTGACCGCGATGGTCAGCGCCTATTCCTCGGCGACGCAGCTCGCGACACCGCGGGCGACCCAGCTGATGGTGAGCGATCCGACTTCGCAAAACGCGCTGTCGACGTTCCTTGGCGCCTTCGTCTTTTCGATGGTGGGTATCGTCGGGCTGAACACCAGCGCCTACGGCCATGACGGCCGGATCATCCTGTTCGCGGCGACGGTACTGATCATCCTGCTGGTGGTCGGCACCTTGTTGCGCTGGATCGGGCATATCACGGCCTTCGGACGGATGGCCGACGTGATCGACCGCGTCGAGGAGGCTGCGACCGAGGCCATGCTAGATTTCGCCGCGCATCCGTATCTCGGTGGGCGGGCTCCTGTCGCCATCCCCGCCGATGCCGTGGCACTGAGTGCGCCGCAGACCGGCTACATCACGCATATCGACGTCGCCGCGCTCGGCACCATCGCCGACCGCCACGATCTGACAGTGTATGTCGACGTCCTGCCCGGCACGATGATGCACCCCGCGCGTACGCTCCTGCAGGTCAAGGGGGAGGCGAACGACGCTGTCCGTACCGCGCTGGTGAAGACCTTCACGATCGAGCGACATCGCTCGTTCGATCAGGACCCGCGGTTGGGGTTGATCGCACTGTCCGAGATCGCGAGCCGCGCGCTGGCCCCGGCGACCAACGACCCGGGTACGGGTATCGAGGTCCTCAACGCCTTGCTTCGTGTATTCCTGACGCTCCGGCCGGGCGCAGCGAATGTCGAGGACACGGTCAAAACCCATCCGGTTCACATCGGCAAACCGACGATGGACGATATGCTGACGGACGCGTTCGGGCCGATCCTGCGCGAAGGTGTTCAAGAGGTCGAGGTATCGCTGCGGCTGACAGCGACGCTGGCGGCGCTGCACGCGAACCTGCCTGGTTCACATGCCGCGATCGAAAGCTGGGCGCACCGCCACGCAAAGCGGGTGGCGACGACGATGGCGGATCCGGATGACCTGACGGCATTCGACACGGCCTATAGAAAGCTCTGGCGTGCTTGA
- a CDS encoding polysaccharide deacetylase family protein, producing the protein MSNSNHDRYDYRPITDRPDYDWPDGRRLAIYLGVNYEVFDFGGGLGPKLAPSQTEPDVMNYAWRDYGNRVGAWRLFDLFDRLQLRTTALLNADVLERCPGLAEACRDRGDEIAAHGSSNAKAQGNMVGLREDSLIADVTERLATLGIRPSGWLGPWISESQNTPDLLAKNGYRYVLDWAHDDQPTRLSTKYGGLLSVPYSQEINDLPAIIERHQEAETFAAMIRAGVEQLLSECDRRPLVLGIALHPFIMGQAHRVPALARVLTELREADDPRIWWTTAGDIAAHVEANDMAV; encoded by the coding sequence ATGAGCAACTCGAACCATGACCGCTATGACTACCGCCCCATCACCGACCGGCCGGACTACGACTGGCCGGACGGACGTCGCCTCGCAATCTATCTCGGCGTAAATTATGAGGTCTTCGACTTCGGTGGCGGTTTGGGGCCAAAGTTAGCGCCGTCCCAGACCGAACCTGACGTGATGAACTATGCATGGCGCGACTATGGCAATCGCGTTGGGGCATGGCGGCTTTTTGATCTCTTTGATCGATTGCAGCTGCGGACCACTGCACTCCTGAATGCTGACGTGCTCGAGCGTTGCCCCGGCCTGGCAGAAGCATGCCGTGATCGTGGTGACGAGATTGCGGCTCACGGCAGCAGCAATGCGAAGGCGCAGGGGAACATGGTCGGCCTGCGCGAGGATAGCTTGATCGCAGACGTTACCGAGAGACTGGCGACACTCGGCATACGACCGTCCGGCTGGTTGGGGCCTTGGATTTCGGAAAGCCAAAACACGCCGGATTTGCTGGCCAAGAACGGCTATCGCTACGTGCTCGATTGGGCGCACGATGATCAGCCCACCCGACTGTCGACCAAATATGGCGGGCTTCTCTCCGTTCCTTACTCCCAGGAGATCAACGACCTCCCCGCGATCATCGAGCGCCACCAGGAGGCAGAAACGTTCGCGGCCATGATACGCGCAGGCGTGGAACAGCTGTTGTCCGAATGCGACCGACGGCCGCTCGTCCTTGGTATCGCGCTTCACCCCTTCATCATGGGGCAGGCACACCGCGTTCCAGCACTCGCCCGCGTCCTGACGGAGCTTCGGGAAGCGGACGACCCACGTATCTGGTGGACGACCGCCGGCGATATCGCCGCCCATGTCGAAGCGAATGACATGGCGGTCTGA
- the msrA gene encoding peptide-methionine (S)-S-oxide reductase MsrA, whose translation MHERAILAGGCFWGMQDLIRKRPGIISTRVGYTGGDIPNATYRNHGTHAEGIEIAFDPAVTSYRAILEFFFQIHDPTTKNRQGNDMGLSYRSGIYYVDDAQKRVAEDTIADVDASGLWNGKVVTEVVPAGDFWEAEPDHQDYLETRPNGYTCHFVRPGWVLPKRQTADDTQPATGIAAE comes from the coding sequence ATGCACGAGCGCGCCATTCTCGCAGGCGGATGCTTCTGGGGCATGCAGGATCTGATCCGCAAGCGGCCCGGCATCATCTCGACCCGCGTCGGCTACACCGGCGGGGATATTCCGAACGCCACCTATCGCAACCACGGCACGCATGCCGAGGGGATCGAGATCGCCTTCGACCCGGCGGTGACGAGCTACCGGGCGATCCTCGAATTCTTCTTCCAGATCCACGATCCCACCACCAAGAACCGCCAGGGCAACGACATGGGGCTCTCCTACCGGTCGGGCATCTATTACGTCGACGACGCGCAGAAGCGCGTTGCCGAGGACACGATCGCCGACGTCGATGCCTCCGGGCTGTGGAATGGCAAGGTCGTGACCGAGGTCGTGCCGGCCGGCGATTTCTGGGAGGCCGAGCCGGATCACCAGGATTATCTGGAGACGCGGCCGAACGGCTACACCTGCCACTTCGTGCGTCCCGGCTGGGTGCTTCCGAAGCGCCAGACGGCTGACGATACGCAGCCCGCGACCGGGATCGCCGCGGAATAG
- a CDS encoding glutathione S-transferase N-terminal domain-containing protein: MTDLSSFPITQRWPASYPDRIQLYATPTPNGVKVSIMLEETGAAYEPHFVDISNNESKDPAFVALNPNGRIPAIIDPAGPDGKPLALWESGAILLYLAEKTGRFMPVDPARRYETLAWVFFQMSAIGPMFGQLGFFLRFGGKDFEDKRPRQRFVDETKRLLGVLDRQLDGRDWIVDDYSIADIATIGWVNALGEFYAAGAILGLDDYANVQAWLERALARPAVQRGLHIPAKPA, encoded by the coding sequence ATGACCGACCTCTCGTCCTTCCCGATCACGCAGCGCTGGCCGGCATCGTATCCCGATCGCATCCAGCTCTACGCCACGCCGACCCCCAACGGCGTCAAGGTCTCGATCATGCTGGAGGAAACCGGCGCGGCGTACGAGCCGCATTTCGTAGACATCTCGAACAACGAGTCAAAGGACCCGGCGTTCGTGGCGCTCAATCCGAACGGCCGCATCCCCGCGATCATCGATCCGGCGGGGCCCGACGGTAAGCCCCTGGCGCTATGGGAGTCCGGGGCGATCCTTCTCTACCTCGCCGAGAAGACGGGCCGGTTCATGCCCGTCGACCCTGCCCGACGGTACGAGACGCTTGCCTGGGTCTTCTTCCAGATGTCGGCGATCGGACCGATGTTCGGTCAGCTCGGCTTCTTCCTGCGATTTGGTGGTAAGGATTTCGAGGACAAACGGCCTCGGCAGCGCTTCGTCGACGAAACCAAGCGTCTCCTCGGCGTCCTGGACCGTCAGTTGGACGGCCGCGACTGGATCGTCGACGACTATTCGATCGCGGACATCGCGACGATAGGCTGGGTGAATGCGCTGGGCGAATTCTACGCTGCCGGCGCCATTCTCGGTCTCGACGACTATGCGAACGTCCAGGCGTGGCTCGAACGCGCGCTGGCGCGACCCGCGGTGCAGCGCGGACTGCATATCCCCGCGAAGCCGGCATGA
- a CDS encoding DNA starvation/stationary phase protection protein, giving the protein MTNAHVAANPTPSDLDECATMTVADTLKIILADSYAIYLKTKNFHWHVSGPYFRDYHLLLDEQAAQILAVTDAIAERARKTGNTTIRSIGDIARHQTIMDNDAEFVTPQDMLSELRADNLLLVESLRRAKDVADVARDNATSGLIDTWTDEAERRAWFLFEVSR; this is encoded by the coding sequence ATGACGAACGCCCATGTTGCCGCTAATCCGACACCGTCCGACCTCGACGAATGTGCAACCATGACTGTCGCCGACACCCTGAAGATCATATTGGCTGACAGCTATGCAATTTACCTGAAGACGAAGAACTTCCACTGGCACGTCTCCGGACCTTATTTCAGAGACTATCACCTGCTTCTCGATGAGCAGGCCGCACAGATTCTCGCTGTCACCGACGCGATTGCCGAGCGCGCCCGAAAGACCGGCAACACGACCATCCGGTCGATCGGCGATATCGCGCGGCATCAGACCATAATGGACAATGATGCCGAGTTCGTGACGCCGCAGGACATGCTGAGCGAACTCCGTGCCGACAATCTTCTCCTGGTCGAGTCGCTTCGCCGTGCCAAGGACGTCGCGGACGTCGCCAGAGACAATGCGACGTCCGGCCTGATCGATACTTGGACCGACGAGGCGGAACGCCGTGCATGGTTCCTCTTCGAAGTCAGCCGCTAG